The following coding sequences are from one Vicia villosa cultivar HV-30 ecotype Madison, WI unplaced genomic scaffold, Vvil1.0 ctg.002290F_1_1, whole genome shotgun sequence window:
- the LOC131638358 gene encoding uncharacterized protein LOC131638358 produces MGMDLVKDETIQQCQTPRPQHNQFRTRERHQQVVVVGRQQDADHIVDQYRQEETAIENDLTTIVERIMARNGMSTSLQRPTYSSPLADYIVQTKNPWGWKVPKYTKFGGETREWTVEHIARYLTESGDMANNESLRVKNFPSSLTKAAFTWFTILPPNSIDSWSRLEKIFHDQFYEGHSKISLVELSNIKRRFAETIDDYLNRFRSLKARCFTQIPEHELI; encoded by the coding sequence ATGGGGATGGACCTGGTTAAGGACGAAACTATTCAACAATGTCAAACTCCCAGGCCACAACATAATCAGTTTAGAACAAGGGAAAGGCACCAACAAGTAGTAGTGGTAGGCCGACAGCAAGACGCTGATCATATTGTCGATCAATATAGACAAGAAGAAACAGCTATAGAAAACGACCTAACAACGATTGTCGAAAGAATCATGGCCAGAAACGGAATGAGCACTTCATTGCAAAGGCCAACGTATTCATCTCCGCTAGCTGACTATATCGTACAAACGAAGAACCCTTGGGGGTGGAAAGTGCCAAAGTATACGAAATTCGGAGGAGAAACTAGAGAGTGGACAGTCGAACACATTGCGAGATATTTGACTGAGTCAGGAGATATGGCGAACAATGAGAGCTTAAGGGTGAAGAATTTCCCTTCATCCCTTACTAAAGCAGCGTTCACATGGTTTACCATACTACCCCCCAACTCAATCGACTCATGGTCTAGACTGGAAAAGATTTTTCATGATCAGTTTTATGAAGGCCACTCAAAAATTAGTTTGGTCGAGTTGTCGAACATTAAAAGAAGGTTCGCTGAGACCATCGACGATTATCTAAACAGGTTTAGGTCATTGAAGGCTCGTTGTTTCACACAGATACCTGAGCACGAGCTTATTTAA